One window from the genome of Paramisgurnus dabryanus chromosome 20, PD_genome_1.1, whole genome shotgun sequence encodes:
- the tial1 gene encoding nucleolysin TIAR isoform X2 encodes MDARVVKDMTTGKSKGYGFVSFYNKLDAENAMGHMGGQWLGGRQIRTNWATRKPPAPKSVQDNNSKQLRFDEVVNQSSPQNCTVYCGGIQSGLSEHVMRQTFSPFGQIMEIRVFPEKGYSFIRFSSHESAAHAIVSVNGTTIEGHVVKCYWGKESPDMAKNVQPMEYGQWGHWNQMYGNPQQYGQYMTNGWQVPSYGVYGQTWNQQGFGVEQSQSPAWVGGFGTQPSQAQPGQVMNQANFGMAGYQTQ; translated from the exons AT GGATGCACGAGTGGTGAAGGATATGACAACAGGGAAATCAAAGGGGTATGGATTTGTGTCCTTCTATAACAAACTG GATGCTGAGAATGCTATGGGACACATGGGTGGTCAGTGGCTTGGTGGACGACAGATCCGGACTAACTGGGCAACACGGAAACCACCCGCACCCAAGAGTGTGCAAGACA ATAACTCTAAGCAGCTAAGGTTTGATGAGGTGGTGAACCAATCGAGTCCTCAGAACTGCACTGTGTACTGTGGAGGCATTCAGTCAGGTCTCTCAG AACATGTTATGCGACAGACATTTTCTCCATTTGGACAGATAATGGAGATTAGAGTTTTTCCTGAGAAGGGGTATTCTTTTATCAG GTTCTCCTCTCATGAAAGTGCTGCCCATGCTATTGTGTCAGTGAATGGGACCACCATCGAGGGTCATGTTGTTAAGTGCTATTGGGGCAAAGAATCACCTGACATGGCCAAAAATGTCCAACCG ATGGAATATGGTCAGTGGGGACACTGGAATCAAATGTATGGTAATCCTCAACAGTATGGTCAGTACATGACAAATGGCTGGCAGGTACCATCCTATGGCGTGTACGGGCAAACGTGGAATCAACAAGGATTTGGTGTAGA ACAGTCACAATCCCCTGCCTGGGTGGGAGGATTTGGGACACAACCCTCTCAGGCTCAGCCCGGCCAAGTGATGAACCAAGCAAATTTTGGCATGGCTGGCTACCAGACACAGTGA
- the pkd2l1 gene encoding polycystin-2-like protein 1 yields MQHLPNRSENRLSNSVACELDNFGKGAWVNQAYNGSPPPVKRDINTVYNPQPMFHSPLDNMNMSNPYLAGDKIQPQPKKERSGCCSSFFKGLFGTAALTKDLKKNPELVVRANLKELVIYIFFLVDLCLLTYGMTSSSAYYYTNAMTNLFVNNPGFYSLGSMNDVWTYMEGSLLDSLYWNKYYNDMDLINENQSLIYYENMLLGVPRIRQIKVKKNSCKVHEDFRNEISDCFDMYNEKKEDDSAFGLINGTAWQYHTEKEMKGSSHWGLLSTYSGAGYYQDLTKSKIESADILEELKSNLWLDRGTRVLFIDFSTYNANINLFSVVRLVVEFPATGGAITSYQIRTVKLIRYVTNWDYFVMGCEIVFCVFILYYIMEEILEFRIHKMSHFKNIWNIVDILVILLSLVAIAFSVFRTIKVDKLLTSILEQPNIYADFEFLAFWQTQYNNMNAVNLFFAWVKIFKYISFNKTMSQLTSTLARCALDIFGFAIMFFIVFFAYAQLGYLLFGMEVETFSTFNKCIFTQFRIILGDFDYNSIDRANRVLGPIYFFSYVFFVFFVLLNMFLAIINDTYSEVKSELASQKGEFQISDLIKQSYEKTVTKLKLKKEKISDVQKALDSGSSELTFKDFRDALKEKGHSDQEISDAFSKFDQDGNQTLDKLEQERMKQELEEKRDALNEELRNLSEDQGETCPKEFQKLANKVTQLENSVATIMSKVNGIMEKMENSGMIRDAESRPASGGNIQLSLARTPEPGPPAWSPAVPNGILRNRLYPDARH; encoded by the exons ATGCAACACTTACCGAACCGTTCTGAGAATCGACTTAGCAACTCAGTGGCATGCGAGCTGGATAACTTCGGGAAAGGGGCTTGGGTGAATCAGGCCTATAATGGCTCTCCTCCACCTGTCAAACGGGACATCAACACCGTCTACAACCCTCAGCCCATGTTTCACAGCCCTTTGGACAACATGaatatgtctaatccctatctGGCTGGGGATAAGATACAACCACAACCCAAAAAGGAGAGATCTGGATGCTGCTCATCCTTCTTCAAAG GACTATTTGGAACAGCAGCTTTAACGAAAGACTTAAAGAAAAATCCTGAGCTTGTGGTCAGAGCAAATCTCAAAGAACTTGTCATCTACATTTTTTTCCTGGTGGATTTATGTCTGT TGACTTATGGGATGACCAGCAGCTCTGCCTACTATTACACAAACGCTATGACCAATCTCTTTGTGAATAACCCTGGCTTTTACTCTCTTGGCAGCATGAATGATGTGTGGACG tacatggaAGGGAGCCTACTTGACAGCCTATACTGGAATAAGTATTACAATGATATGGATCTTATTAACGAAAACCAATCCTTGATTTACTATGAGAACATGTTGCTAGGCGTCCCTCGCATCCGACAGATCAAAGTGAAGAAAAACTCCTGCAAGGTGCACGAAGACTTTCGGAATGAAATCTCAGACTGTTTTGATATGTACAATGAAAAGAAAGAGGATGACAGCGCGTTTGGTTTGATCAACGGTACAGC ATGGCAGTACCACACAGAAAAGGAGATGAAAGGATCGAGTCACTGGGGATTGCTGAGCACATACAGTGGAGCAGGATATTATCAAGACCTGACAAAGTCCAAAATTGAGAGTGCTGATATCCTAGAAGAACTCAAAAGCAATCTGTGGCTTGATCGGGGAACTCGGGTTCTTTTCATCGACTTCTCGACCTACAATGCCAATATCAATCTCTTCAGCGTTGTAAG ATTAGTGGTTGAATTTCCAGCTACTGGTGGAGCAATCACATCATATCAGATTCGCACTGTAAAGCTGATTCGATATGTTACCAACTGGGATTATTTCGTCATGGGCTGTGAGATTGTGTTCTGTGTGTTCATTCTCTATTACATTATGGAGGAAATTCTGGAATTCCGAATCCATAAAATGTCCCACTTTAAAAACATCTGGAACATTGTAGATATACTGGTGATACTG CTTTCTCTAGTTGCCATAGCTTTCAGTGTATTCCGGACCATAAAGGTGGATAAGCTACTTACAAGTATTCTGGAGCAACCAAACATCTATGCTGATTTTGAATTCCTTGCATTTTGGCAAACCCAATACAACAACATGAATGCAGTGAACTTGTTTTTTGCGTGGGTTAAG ATATTCAAGTACATCAGCTTCAATAAGACGATGAGCCAGCTGACATCCACCCTGGCACGGTGTGCTTTAGACATCTTTGGATTTGCCATCATgttctttattgtgttttttgcaTATGCTCAACTGGGATACCTGCTCTTTGGAATGGAAGTCGAAACATTCAGTACATTTAACAAGTGCAT CTTTACCCAATTTCGTATCATCTTGGGAGATTTTGATTATAATTCCATCGACAGAGCAAACCGAGTACTGGGACCAATATACTTTTTCTCCTATGTGTTCTTTGTCTTCTTTGTGTTACTG AACATGTTTCTGGCCATCATTAATGACACATACTCGGAGGTGAAGTCAGAGCTCGCTTCTCAAAAAGGTGAATTCCAGATCTCCGACCTCATCAAACAG AGTTATGAAAAGACAGTCACGAAACTGAAACTTAAAAAGGAAAAGATCTCTGATGTGCAGAAAGCGTTGGATTCCGGTTCTAGTGAGCTGACTTTTAAAGATTTCAGAGATGCATTAAAAGA AAAAGGTCATAGTGATCAGGAAATCTCAGATGCTTTCTCCAAATTTGACCAGGATGGGAACCAGACTTTGGACAAGTTGGAACAGGAGAGAATGAAACAAGAGCTGGAGGAGAAAAGG GACGCACTTAACGAGGAGCTTCGCAATCTTTCAGAGGATCAGGGAGAGACATGTCCTAAAGAGTTTCAAaa GCTGGCTAACAAAGTTACTCAACTGGAGAATTCTGTGGCCACTATAATGTCTAAAGTCAATGGTATCATGGAGAAAATGGAAAACAGTGGCATGATCAGAGATGCT GAATCAAGACCAGCTTCAGGAGGGAATATTCAGTTAAGCCTGGCAAGAACTCCAGAACCAGGACCACCCGCCTGGTCACCAGCTGTTCCAAATGGCATCCTGAGGAACCGTTTATATCCAGATGCACGTCACTGA
- the atoh7 gene encoding transcription factor atoh7: MKPRRPSCGDSGSESDSREPEKFENAVRRRMAANARERKRMEGLNTAFDLLRKVVPQWGQDKKLSKYETLQMALSYIMALDRILTDGSRHAAPPKDWLDMQFHSLQPETYSCYMQYNSPTENDCMHSTFSYHYETL; encoded by the coding sequence ATGAAGCCCCGCAGACCTAGCTGTGGAGATTCAGGGTCAGAGTCTGACTCCAGAGAACCTGAGAAGTTTGAGAACGCGGTGCGGCGAAGGATGGCAGCCAACGCTCGCGAGAGGAAGAGGATGGAGGGCTTGAACACTGCATTTGATCTGCTCCGTAAAGTGGTTCCACAATGGGGTCAGGACAAGAAACTCTCTAAATATGAAACTCTACAAATGGCCCTGAGCTACATTATGGCCCTCGATCGGATCCTGACTGATGGCAGTAGACATGCGGCTCCTCCGAAAGATTGGCTTGATATGCAGTTCCACAGCCTGCAGCCAGAGACCTATTCTTGCTATATGCAGTATAACTCTCCTACTGAAAATGACTGCATGCACAGCACATTCTCCTATCACTACGAAACTCTCTAA